In Nitrospirota bacterium, the sequence AGCTTCCCGAGGGCGTCTTCGCCCCCCTCGCAGAGCACGACGGGGTACCCCAGCCGCTGGACGGCCTCCCTGAGCGCCAGCCGCATCTGGGCGTCATCATCGACGACGAAGACCGGTTTTGCAATCGTTGCATTCACGACAGAGCTCCTTTCAAAGGTCCGCATTCCGAAATCCGCTTTTCACGTCAAAACGAATAATAGGCAAGCCCGTATTTGGCATCGGGCTCGGGCAGCTGCTCTGAATGTTCGGTATCGACCAGCTCGACGGTTCCTTCTCTTCCGGCGTCCCGATGACAGATCGGCTCTTCGTTCAGGGGAAAAGAGAGGCGAAACGTGCTGCCTTCCCCGGGCTCGCTGCTCACGTTGACGAAGCCGTTGTTTGCCTGCATGATCGTGTTGACGATAGCCAGTCCCAGACCCGTGCCCTCATCCTTGGTCGTAAAGAACGGATCGAAGATTTTTTCAATGTGCTCCGGCGCGATGCCGGCGCCCGTGTCGCGGATGATGACGGCAGCCCGGCCTCCCTCCCGCTCGATGCGCGCGTCGATGAAGCCGCCATCCGGCATAGCCTGGACCGCGTTGATCAGCAGGTTCAGGAACACCTGCTTCAGCAGCTCGGGGTCGCCGGCCATCTCGCAGGGGGGGGCGTCCAGCGAAAGCCGCACCCTCCGCGAGTCGAACATGGCCTGGAGCAGTCCGACGCTGTCCCGGAGGACCTCGTCGAGCCGCATCGGGGAAAGAGTGGGCTTGTTGGGACGCGCAAAGAGCAGCATGTTCGTCAGGATGCTGTTGATGTTCCCGATGCCGGCCGTGATCCCCTGGGCGAGCCCCCGGTGTTCCGGTGCTGTCAGCTCCCGTTCAATCATGCTCGAAAAAAGCTCGATGCTGCAGAGGGGGTTCCGGATCTCGTGCACGAGCCGGGCGGCCATCTCTCCCATCGCGATCAGCCGCTGGTTGCGCTCGTGAAGCTGCTCCAGTTCCCGCATCCGTGTAATGTCCTTGATCAGGATCACGCGGCCCCGAAGGCATCCCTCCGCGTCAACGACATCGGACTGGGAAAGAATGACGGAGTACCGTCTGCTCCCCGCCTCAAGCCAGATGCCGTTCGCGTCCTCGTTCATCGTAAAGGGGAGCGACGTGAAGGGCATGCCGATCGCCTCGCCCAGGCTGGTCTGCAGGAGCTCTTCCGCGGACCGGTTCATGGTCGTGACCCTGC encodes:
- a CDS encoding ATP-binding protein, which encodes MAQMNVERLNEAFQNFASASKSLESYYQQLQERIVHLTGELEVRNRQLNDALADAERNKDYLKAVLYNLEEAIIAVDPEGRVTTMNRSAEELLQTSLGEAIGMPFTSLPFTMNEDANGIWLEAGSRRYSVILSQSDVVDAEGCLRGRVILIKDITRMRELEQLHERNQRLIAMGEMAARLVHEIRNPLCSIELFSSMIERELTAPEHRGLAQGITAGIGNINSILTNMLLFARPNKPTLSPMRLDEVLRDSVGLLQAMFDSRRVRLSLDAPPCEMAGDPELLKQVFLNLLINAVQAMPDGGFIDARIEREGGRAAVIIRDTGAGIAPEHIEKIFDPFFTTKDEGTGLGLAIVNTIMQANNGFVNVSSEPGEGSTFRLSFPLNEEPICHRDAGREGTVELVDTEHSEQLPEPDAKYGLAYYSF